One Micromonospora sp. WMMD1120 genomic region harbors:
- the aspS gene encoding aspartate--tRNA ligase — protein sequence MIRTHNAGSLRAADAGSTVTLAGWVARRRDHGGVIFVDLRDGSGVVQVVFREEDAHALRNEFCVKVVGEVTRRPAGNENPELPTGEVEVTAAELEVLSEAAPLPLPVDDQIEAGDDIRLRYRYLDLRRSGPAKALRLRSRASQLARGVLHERDFLEIETPTLTRSTPEGARDFLVPVRLQPGSWYALPQSPQLFKQLLMVGGMERYYQIARCYRDEDFRADRQPEFTQLDIEMSFVTEDDVIDLGEAIVSALWKDLAGHEITRPIPRITWHDAMARYGSDKPDLRYGVELTELTDYLRGTEFRVFAGAIDAGGYVGAVVMPGGAAQSRKELDGWQDWAKARGARGLAYVVLDAETGEARGPVAKNLSPEHLGGLADAVGAKPGDAVFFAASATTREAQELLGAARVEIARRAGLVDESAWAFCWVVDAPMFEPASDQESGQAGGWTAVHHPFTSPNAEWVDRFEEAPDRALAYAYDIVCNGNEIGGGSIRIHRGDVQKRVFDLLGISPEEAQDKFGFLLEAFKYGAPPHGGIAFGWDRVCMLLAGADSIREVIAFPKTRGGFDPLTSAPTPITAQQRAEAGIDAKPKSAATAHSGTAGPAAPVADPV from the coding sequence GCCGGCTGGGTGGCCCGCCGGCGCGACCACGGCGGGGTCATCTTCGTCGACCTGCGCGACGGCTCCGGCGTCGTCCAGGTGGTGTTCCGCGAGGAGGACGCGCACGCGCTGCGCAACGAGTTCTGCGTGAAGGTCGTCGGCGAGGTGACCCGGCGGCCGGCCGGCAACGAGAACCCGGAGCTGCCCACCGGTGAGGTCGAGGTGACCGCCGCCGAGCTTGAGGTGCTCTCCGAGGCCGCTCCGCTGCCGCTGCCGGTGGACGACCAGATCGAGGCCGGTGACGACATCCGGCTGCGCTACCGCTACCTGGACCTGCGGCGCAGCGGTCCGGCCAAGGCGCTGCGGCTGCGCTCGCGGGCCAGCCAGCTCGCCCGGGGGGTGCTGCACGAGCGCGACTTCCTGGAGATCGAGACGCCGACCCTGACCCGCTCGACCCCGGAGGGCGCCCGCGACTTCCTGGTGCCGGTGCGTCTCCAGCCGGGCAGTTGGTACGCGCTGCCGCAGTCGCCGCAGCTGTTCAAGCAGCTGCTGATGGTCGGCGGGATGGAGCGGTATTACCAGATCGCCCGCTGCTACCGCGACGAGGACTTCCGGGCCGACCGGCAGCCGGAGTTCACCCAGCTCGACATCGAGATGTCCTTCGTGACCGAGGACGACGTGATCGACCTCGGCGAGGCGATCGTCTCGGCGCTCTGGAAGGACCTGGCCGGGCACGAGATCACCCGGCCGATCCCGCGGATCACCTGGCACGACGCGATGGCCCGGTACGGCTCGGACAAGCCGGACCTGCGCTACGGCGTGGAGCTGACCGAGCTGACCGACTACCTGCGCGGCACCGAGTTCCGGGTGTTCGCCGGCGCGATCGACGCGGGTGGCTACGTCGGGGCTGTGGTGATGCCGGGCGGCGCGGCGCAGAGCCGCAAGGAGCTGGACGGCTGGCAGGACTGGGCGAAGGCGCGCGGCGCGCGGGGCCTGGCGTACGTGGTGCTGGACGCCGAGACCGGCGAGGCGCGCGGGCCGGTCGCCAAGAACCTCTCCCCGGAGCACCTGGGTGGGCTCGCCGACGCGGTGGGCGCCAAGCCGGGCGACGCGGTCTTCTTCGCCGCCAGCGCGACCACCCGGGAGGCGCAGGAGCTGCTCGGCGCGGCCCGGGTCGAGATCGCCAGGCGGGCCGGCCTGGTCGACGAGAGCGCCTGGGCGTTCTGCTGGGTGGTCGACGCGCCGATGTTCGAGCCGGCCTCCGACCAGGAGAGCGGCCAGGCGGGTGGCTGGACGGCCGTGCACCACCCGTTCACCTCGCCCAACGCCGAGTGGGTGGACCGGTTCGAGGAGGCGCCCGACCGGGCCTTGGCGTACGCGTACGACATCGTCTGCAACGGCAACGAGATCGGCGGCGGGTCGATCCGTATCCACCGGGGTGACGTGCAGAAGCGGGTCTTCGACCTGCTCGGCATCTCCCCCGAGGAGGCGCAGGACAAGTTCGGCTTCCTGCTGGAGGCGTTCAAGTACGGCGCCCCGCCGCACGGCGGCATCGCCTTCGGCTGGGACCGGGTCTGCATGCTGCTCGCCGGCGCGGACTCGATCCGCGAGGTCATCGCCTTCCCGAAGACCCGCGGTGGCTTCGACCCACTGACCAGCGCCCCCACCCCGATCACCGCGCAGCAGCGCGCCGAGGCCGGCATCGACGCCAAGCCGAAGTCCGCCGCCACGGCCCACTCCGGCACGGCCGGCCCGGCGGCCCCGGTCGCCGACCCGGTCTGA
- a CDS encoding sugar nucleotide-binding protein: MRVLVVGGSGLLGLAVCRRAVRADLSVVGTYHTRGIVEPGVRARRLDVTDRAAVRALVTEARPDAVVNTPYRYDDWTVTADGAAHVALAAAEVGARLVHVSSDALHAGRPTPYADDDPPTPVHAYGAAKAAAETAVRAIDPGAAVVRTSLILGEGSKQIQLCRDALAGRAVLFSDELRCPVHVDDLAAAILELVVSSYAGLLNVAGPDPVSRAELGLLVAEWFGLDLAGLKTTTGAAVGLSRPLDVRLDSARAAGLLRTRLRGVREFLTH, from the coding sequence ATGCGGGTGCTTGTGGTGGGTGGTAGCGGGCTGTTGGGGCTCGCGGTCTGCCGGCGGGCGGTGCGCGCCGACCTGTCGGTGGTGGGCACCTACCACACGCGCGGGATCGTGGAGCCCGGTGTGCGGGCGCGCCGGCTGGACGTGACCGACCGGGCCGCCGTGCGCGCGCTGGTCACCGAGGCGCGGCCGGACGCCGTGGTGAACACCCCCTACCGGTACGACGACTGGACGGTCACCGCCGACGGGGCCGCGCACGTCGCGCTCGCCGCCGCCGAGGTGGGCGCCCGGCTGGTGCACGTGTCCAGTGACGCGCTGCACGCGGGTCGTCCCACGCCGTACGCCGATGACGACCCGCCCACGCCGGTGCACGCGTACGGGGCCGCGAAGGCCGCCGCCGAGACGGCGGTGCGGGCGATCGACCCCGGTGCGGCGGTGGTGCGTACCTCGCTGATCCTGGGCGAGGGCAGCAAGCAGATCCAGCTCTGCCGGGACGCGCTCGCCGGCCGGGCGGTCCTGTTCAGCGACGAGCTGCGCTGTCCGGTCCACGTGGACGACCTCGCCGCCGCCATCCTGGAGCTGGTCGTCTCGTCGTACGCCGGTCTGCTCAACGTCGCCGGCCCGGACCCGGTGAGCCGGGCCGAGTTGGGCCTGCTGGTCGCCGAGTGGTTCGGCCTGGACCTGGCCGGGCTCAAGACCACCACCGGAGCCGCCGTGGGCCTGTCCCGCCCTCTGGACGTACGCCTGGACTCGGCCCGCGCCGCCGGCCTGCTGCGGACCCGGCTACGGGGCGTCCGCGAGTTCCTCACCCACTGA
- a CDS encoding helix-turn-helix domain-containing protein: MASDEATPRPAPREVRIDKRQVRVLAHPLRMRLLGALRVKGPATATTLAELLDTNTGATSYHLRQLAEVGLVVEDPDRGGGRQRWWQAAHDVTNWEPTDFDDDPDARAAIEWIQGDQVRLLVETAERWFATQHEWSPAWRDGFGMSDIFMTIPPARLEELKTEMWRLLERYHREADAAGAVDPEARPVQVFMAAYPLREGLR; this comes from the coding sequence ATGGCTAGTGACGAGGCGACCCCGCGGCCGGCGCCGCGCGAGGTCCGAATCGACAAGCGGCAGGTCCGGGTGCTGGCGCACCCACTGCGGATGCGACTGCTCGGGGCGCTGCGGGTGAAGGGTCCGGCCACCGCCACCACGCTGGCCGAGCTGCTCGACACCAACACCGGCGCGACCAGTTACCACCTGCGCCAGCTCGCCGAGGTCGGGCTGGTGGTCGAGGACCCTGACCGGGGTGGCGGACGGCAGCGCTGGTGGCAGGCGGCGCACGACGTCACCAACTGGGAACCGACCGACTTCGACGACGACCCCGATGCCCGGGCCGCGATCGAGTGGATCCAGGGCGACCAGGTGCGCCTCCTCGTCGAGACCGCCGAACGCTGGTTCGCCACCCAGCACGAGTGGTCCCCGGCCTGGCGGGACGGCTTCGGCATGAGCGACATCTTCATGACCATCCCGCCGGCCCGGCTGGAGGAGCTCAAGACCGAGATGTGGCGGCTGCTGGAGCGCTACCACCGCGAGGCCGACGCCGCCGGCGCGGTCGATCCGGAGGCGAGGCCGGTCCAGGTCTTCATGGCCGCCTACCCGCTGCGTGAGGGCCTGCGATGA
- a CDS encoding MFS transporter, producing MSAPGALTVRQVRRRYLTLYGLRWLPTGLMIPVMILLMQERGLSLPQIGLVGTAQGLLVLALELPTGGLADALGRRPVLIAAGVLNLASLALFAMADSFVLFFVVWALQGIYRALDSGPLESWYVDATLAADPDAEYERGLGHAGTVIGGAIGAGALLSGGLVALGPVGPVSALTLPVLAAILAQAVALVALLVLLVERRPATGLPALRASVAQAPGMIGQAVGLLRRSRVLLALVAVELFWGFGMVTFESLLPVRLAEVVGDPERAAALLGPANSAAWIASAAGAAVTPLLLRWCGAAPGAALLRVLQGVTVVGMGLLAGPVGVLVAYLACYAVHGASNPLHSGLLHRQVDGPYRTSVLSLNSMMAQPAGALGGVVLTALAAATSVGTAMVVGAVVLAVAAPLYLPAWLAGRRSAAPVEPVPVPTSVDT from the coding sequence ATGAGCGCGCCGGGCGCGCTGACCGTCCGCCAGGTTCGGCGTCGCTACCTCACGCTCTACGGCCTGCGCTGGCTGCCGACGGGTCTGATGATCCCGGTGATGATCCTGCTGATGCAGGAGCGCGGCCTCTCGCTGCCGCAGATCGGCCTGGTGGGCACCGCCCAGGGGCTGCTGGTGCTGGCGCTGGAGCTGCCCACCGGTGGCCTCGCCGACGCGCTCGGCCGCCGGCCCGTGCTCATCGCCGCCGGGGTGCTCAACCTGGCCTCGTTGGCGCTGTTCGCGATGGCCGACTCGTTCGTGCTGTTCTTCGTTGTCTGGGCCCTGCAGGGGATCTACCGGGCGTTGGACAGCGGCCCGCTGGAGTCCTGGTACGTCGATGCCACGCTGGCCGCCGACCCGGACGCCGAGTACGAGCGCGGCCTCGGGCACGCCGGCACCGTCATCGGCGGTGCCATCGGCGCCGGCGCGCTGCTCAGCGGTGGCCTGGTCGCGCTCGGCCCGGTCGGGCCGGTCAGCGCGCTCACGCTGCCGGTGTTGGCCGCCATCCTCGCGCAGGCGGTCGCCCTGGTCGCGCTGCTCGTCCTGCTGGTCGAGCGACGACCCGCCACCGGACTGCCGGCGCTGCGGGCCTCGGTGGCGCAGGCGCCCGGGATGATCGGCCAGGCGGTCGGGTTGCTGCGCCGCTCACGGGTGCTGCTGGCCCTGGTCGCTGTGGAGCTGTTCTGGGGCTTCGGCATGGTCACCTTCGAGTCCCTGCTGCCGGTACGGCTCGCCGAGGTGGTCGGCGACCCGGAACGTGCCGCCGCGCTGCTCGGGCCGGCCAACTCGGCGGCCTGGATCGCGTCGGCGGCCGGCGCGGCGGTGACTCCGCTGCTGCTGCGCTGGTGCGGTGCCGCCCCCGGCGCGGCCCTGCTGCGCGTCCTGCAGGGGGTGACGGTGGTCGGCATGGGGCTGTTGGCCGGGCCGGTCGGCGTGCTGGTGGCCTACCTGGCCTGCTACGCCGTGCACGGCGCGTCCAACCCGCTGCACAGCGGGCTGTTGCACCGGCAGGTCGACGGGCCGTACCGGACCAGCGTGCTCTCCCTGAACTCGATGATGGCGCAGCCGGCCGGCGCGCTCGGTGGGGTGGTGTTGACGGCGCTCGCCGCCGCCACCAGCGTCGGCACCGCGATGGTGGTCGGCGCCGTGGTGTTGGCCGTGGCCGCCCCGCTTTACCTGCCCGCCTGGCTGGCCGGCCGTCGATCCGCCGCTCCCGTCGAGCCGGTCCCCGTACCCACCTCCGTCGACACCTGA
- a CDS encoding replication-associated recombination protein A: MESDALFSLGEPAGSRSAPEGPAGVDGFTAVADDSPLPVRMRPVTLDELVGQEHLLAPGAPLRQLVSGGAPMSVILWGPPGSGKTTIAHLVAGATDRRFVAMSALSAGVKDVRAVIETARRQRRSGGPQTVLFIDEVHRFSKTQQDSLLAAVEDRTVTLLAATTENPYFSVISPLLSRCVLLTLQPLDDEAVRGLLRRAVADKRGLDGALTLTAEAEEHLVRLAAGDVRKALTALEAAAASATALGGRQIDLATAEQAVDVAAVRYDRDGDAHYDVVSAFIKSMRGSDVDAAVHWLARMLVAGEDARFIARRLVIFASEDVGMADPTALSVATAAAHAVEYVGLPEAQLNLAQAVIHLATAPKSNSATTAIGAAIADVRAGRGGAVPRGLRDAHYAGARGLGHGTGYRYPHDDPRGVLTQQYVPDDLVGTDYYQPGPHGAERSVAARLPVLRRIVRGLPAPVTRAQQQSSEPPVTPRTPPTPTGEVDSPPTGTGASGTTQDSGTEAAGEGQQ; this comes from the coding sequence ATGGAGTCCGACGCCCTCTTCTCCCTCGGTGAACCCGCCGGGTCGCGCAGCGCGCCCGAGGGTCCCGCCGGTGTCGACGGCTTCACCGCGGTGGCCGACGACTCGCCGCTGCCGGTCCGGATGCGGCCGGTGACCCTCGACGAGCTGGTCGGGCAGGAGCACCTGCTCGCGCCGGGCGCCCCGCTGCGCCAGCTGGTCTCCGGCGGCGCGCCGATGTCGGTGATCCTCTGGGGGCCACCGGGCAGCGGCAAGACCACCATCGCGCACCTGGTCGCCGGGGCGACCGACCGACGCTTCGTCGCCATGTCGGCGCTCTCCGCCGGTGTGAAGGACGTGCGGGCGGTGATCGAGACGGCCCGCCGCCAGCGACGCTCGGGCGGCCCGCAGACCGTGCTCTTCATCGACGAGGTGCACCGGTTCAGCAAGACCCAGCAGGATTCGCTGCTCGCCGCCGTCGAGGACCGGACCGTCACGTTGCTGGCGGCGACCACCGAGAACCCGTACTTCTCGGTCATCTCACCGCTGCTGTCGCGGTGCGTGCTGCTCACCCTGCAACCCCTCGACGACGAGGCGGTGCGAGGTCTGCTGCGTCGCGCGGTCGCCGACAAGCGTGGCCTGGACGGCGCGCTGACCCTGACCGCCGAGGCCGAGGAGCACCTGGTCCGGCTGGCCGCCGGCGACGTCCGCAAGGCGCTGACCGCACTGGAGGCGGCGGCCGCCTCCGCCACGGCGCTCGGCGGCCGGCAGATCGACCTGGCCACCGCCGAACAGGCGGTCGACGTGGCGGCGGTGCGCTACGACCGCGACGGTGACGCCCACTACGACGTGGTCAGCGCCTTCATCAAGAGCATGCGCGGCTCGGACGTGGACGCCGCCGTGCACTGGCTGGCGCGCATGCTGGTCGCCGGTGAGGACGCCCGGTTCATCGCCCGCCGCCTGGTCATCTTCGCCAGCGAGGACGTCGGCATGGCCGACCCGACGGCCCTGTCCGTCGCGACGGCGGCGGCACACGCGGTCGAGTACGTCGGGCTGCCCGAGGCGCAGCTCAACCTGGCCCAGGCCGTGATCCACCTGGCCACCGCACCCAAGTCGAACTCGGCCACCACCGCCATCGGCGCCGCCATCGCCGACGTGCGGGCCGGTCGTGGTGGCGCGGTCCCGCGCGGGCTGCGCGACGCGCACTACGCCGGTGCCCGCGGGCTGGGCCACGGGACCGGCTACCGCTACCCGCACGACGACCCGCGCGGGGTGCTCACCCAGCAGTACGTCCCGGACGACCTGGTGGGCACCGACTACTACCAGCCCGGCCCGCACGGCGCGGAACGGTCGGTGGCCGCGCGGCTGCCGGTGCTGCGCCGGATCGTGCGTGGCCTGCCGGCACCGGTCACCCGAGCGCAGCAGCAGAGCAGCGAGCCGCCCGTAACGCCGCGGACGCCGCCGACGCCTACCGGCGAGGTGGACAGTCCGCCGACGGGAACGGGCGCCTCCGGCACGACGCAGGACAGCGGCACCGAGGCCGCAGGAGAGGGTCAACAGTGA